One window from the genome of Erwinia sorbitola encodes:
- a CDS encoding SDR family oxidoreductase, with product MQQRALIVGVSGVTGSALAERLLAQGWQVYGLSRGRTPVADGVISLTADLTDDQSVQAALNEVVVDKVFFSAWARQENEKENIRVNGAMVRNVLDALGDTLKGGHVALITGLKHYLGPFDAYGKGSVPVTPFREEQGRQPVENFYYAQEDEVFAAAEKYGCTWSVHRPHTVIGFAVGNAMNMGQTLAVYASLCKESGQPFVFPGSKAQWQGVSDMTDARLLADQLIWAATTPSAQNQDYNVVNGDVFRWQWMWGEIAAYFGLEAAPFPDEEQPLEGRMNNAAQQWQGIAQQYGLKESDITKLASWWHTDADLGRPMEVFTDVSKSRKAGFTGYQPTREAFFELFDRLKAAKLIPR from the coding sequence ATGCAACAACGAGCTTTGATTGTAGGCGTCAGCGGCGTCACCGGTAGTGCACTGGCGGAGCGCCTGCTGGCGCAGGGTTGGCAGGTTTATGGCCTGTCACGTGGCCGTACGCCGGTGGCTGACGGCGTGATATCGCTGACGGCAGACCTGACCGATGATCAGTCCGTTCAGGCGGCGCTAAACGAGGTGGTAGTCGATAAAGTCTTCTTCAGCGCCTGGGCGCGTCAGGAGAATGAAAAAGAGAATATCCGTGTTAACGGCGCGATGGTGCGTAACGTGCTGGATGCGCTGGGTGACACCCTTAAAGGCGGCCATGTGGCGCTGATCACCGGGTTGAAGCACTACCTCGGTCCGTTTGATGCCTACGGTAAAGGCAGCGTGCCCGTTACGCCGTTCCGCGAGGAGCAGGGACGCCAGCCGGTGGAAAATTTCTATTACGCGCAGGAAGATGAAGTGTTTGCCGCCGCAGAGAAATACGGCTGTACCTGGAGCGTACATCGCCCGCACACGGTGATTGGCTTTGCCGTAGGGAATGCCATGAATATGGGCCAGACGCTGGCAGTGTATGCATCGCTGTGTAAAGAGAGCGGCCAGCCGTTTGTTTTTCCTGGCTCAAAAGCACAGTGGCAGGGGGTGAGCGATATGACCGATGCCCGCCTGCTGGCGGATCAGCTGATCTGGGCCGCTACCACGCCGTCAGCGCAAAACCAGGACTACAATGTGGTTAACGGCGACGTGTTCCGCTGGCAGTGGATGTGGGGCGAGATCGCCGCATACTTTGGTCTTGAAGCTGCGCCATTCCCGGATGAAGAGCAGCCGCTGGAAGGGCGTATGAACAATGCTGCACAGCAGTGGCAGGGCATAGCACAGCAGTACGGCCTGAAAGAGAGCGATATCACTAAGCTGGCTTCCTGGTGGCACACGGATGCAGATCTCGGCCGCCCGATGGAAGTCTTTACCGACGTCAGCAAAAGCCGCAAGGCCGGATTTACCGGCTACCAGCCCACCCGGGAAGCGTTCTTTGAGCTGTTCGACCGGCTGAAAGCGGCAAAACTGATCCCGCGCTAA
- the treF gene encoding alpha,alpha-trehalase TreF, which yields MTFNQNEAMIDNNHTENEAWYHDYEAGPESVVEPQPEPIRGLPAPDILTPSDRYQELFEAVQMSRIFSDSKTFADCAPKFEPERILYRYYLEREQDEFNLLAFVLENFDLPRVHDSRYVADPDNSIEEHIDALWPVLTRQPEKHCEFSSLLPLPKPYVVPGGRFGETYYWDSYFSMLGFAAAGRCDLMRNMADNFAWMIDKYGHIPNGNRTYYLSRSQPPVFAMMVELFEKNDIHEALHYLPQLKSEYAFWMDGQEQLLPNQAYRHAVMLPDGSVLNRYWDDRDTPRDESYFEDVETARHSSRPSSEVYRDLRAGAASGWDFTSRWLAEPGRLESIQTTSIVPIDLNAFLYKLETTIARLSASKGDQQTADSYQQLALRRREAVDKYLWEAESGLYRDYNWRDGEKAAFSAAAVTPVYVGMSSLEQATRTAKAVRDQLLAPGGMLCSTEVTGEQWDSPNGWAPMQWLAVKGFNSYGDEQLAQEIATRWLNTVDSTWKQHHKLVEKYNISGDAALLGGGGEYPLQDGFGWTNGVTRRLLEMYPQR from the coding sequence ATCACTTTCAACCAAAACGAAGCGATGATCGACAATAACCATACTGAAAATGAAGCCTGGTATCATGATTATGAGGCTGGCCCGGAATCCGTGGTCGAGCCGCAGCCGGAGCCGATACGTGGGCTGCCCGCGCCCGATATTCTCACCCCTTCAGACCGCTATCAGGAGCTGTTTGAAGCCGTACAGATGTCGCGTATTTTCTCCGACAGTAAAACCTTTGCTGACTGTGCGCCAAAGTTCGAACCTGAGCGCATTCTTTACCGTTATTATCTGGAACGTGAGCAGGATGAATTTAATCTGCTGGCCTTTGTGCTGGAGAATTTCGACCTGCCACGCGTCCATGACAGCCGCTATGTGGCGGATCCGGACAACAGCATAGAAGAACATATTGATGCGCTGTGGCCGGTATTAACCCGCCAGCCGGAAAAACACTGCGAGTTTTCATCGCTGCTACCGCTGCCGAAACCTTATGTCGTGCCGGGCGGGCGCTTCGGTGAGACTTACTACTGGGATTCCTACTTCAGCATGCTTGGTTTTGCTGCCGCCGGACGTTGCGACCTGATGCGCAATATGGCCGATAATTTTGCGTGGATGATTGATAAATACGGCCATATCCCTAACGGTAACCGTACCTATTATCTCAGCCGCTCGCAGCCGCCAGTGTTTGCCATGATGGTGGAACTGTTCGAAAAGAATGATATTCATGAAGCGCTGCACTATCTGCCGCAGTTGAAAAGTGAGTATGCATTCTGGATGGACGGGCAGGAGCAGCTGTTGCCAAATCAGGCCTATCGCCATGCGGTGATGCTGCCTGATGGCTCAGTGCTTAACCGCTACTGGGATGATCGTGATACGCCGCGCGACGAGTCTTACTTTGAAGATGTGGAAACCGCGCGTCACTCGTCACGCCCGTCCAGCGAAGTGTACCGCGATCTGCGCGCGGGTGCGGCATCCGGCTGGGACTTCACCTCGCGCTGGCTGGCTGAACCTGGCCGTCTGGAGAGCATCCAGACCACCAGCATTGTGCCGATCGACCTGAACGCGTTCCTCTACAAGCTGGAAACCACGATTGCCCGCCTGTCGGCCAGTAAAGGCGACCAGCAGACCGCAGACAGCTATCAGCAGCTGGCCTTACGCCGCCGTGAAGCGGTGGATAAATATCTGTGGGAAGCTGAGAGCGGCCTGTACCGTGATTACAACTGGCGCGACGGCGAGAAAGCCGCGTTCTCAGCGGCAGCGGTAACGCCGGTATATGTGGGGATGTCGAGCCTTGAGCAGGCAACGCGCACGGCGAAGGCGGTGCGTGACCAGCTGCTGGCCCCGGGCGGGATGCTGTGCAGCACCGAAGTGACCGGAGAGCAGTGGGACAGTCCGAACGGCTGGGCACCGATGCAGTGGCTGGCGGTAAAAGGCTTTAACAGCTACGGCGATGAACAGCTGGCACAGGAGATAGCCACCCGCTGGTTAAACACCGTTGACAGTACCTGGAAGCAGCACCACAAGCTGGTTGAGAAGTACAATATCAGCGGTGATGCCGCGCTGCTGGGCGGCGGCGGCGAATACCCGTTGCAGGACGGCTTCGGCTGGACAAACGGGGTAACACGCCGCCTGCTGGAGATGTATCCGCAGCGCTAA
- a CDS encoding LeuD/DmdB family oxidoreductase small subunit, with protein sequence MTAIISGTVYVLGDNIDTDQILTAEYLKVNPSTAEGYAQLAGLAMCGLPEGALPFIDPQSGRAAYTIIVAGKNFGCGSSREHAVMALGAAGVQAVIARSYARIFFRNCVATGELLPVAAAEPLHLRLKTGDRVSIDTASQTVTWLESGEQIAIDPVGELANIINAGGLFAYARASGRMGSEQAIADS encoded by the coding sequence ATGACAGCAATAATTAGCGGCACGGTGTACGTGCTGGGTGACAATATTGATACCGACCAGATCCTGACGGCTGAATATCTCAAGGTGAATCCTTCCACTGCTGAGGGCTACGCACAGCTGGCCGGGCTGGCGATGTGCGGGCTGCCGGAAGGGGCGCTGCCGTTTATCGACCCGCAGAGTGGGCGCGCAGCTTATACGATTATTGTCGCCGGAAAGAATTTTGGCTGCGGCTCATCCCGCGAACACGCAGTAATGGCGCTAGGCGCAGCGGGGGTGCAGGCGGTGATCGCCCGCTCATATGCGCGGATTTTTTTCCGTAACTGCGTGGCAACCGGGGAGCTGCTGCCGGTTGCGGCGGCAGAACCGCTGCATCTGCGGCTGAAAACCGGCGACCGGGTGAGCATCGATACCGCCAGTCAGACGGTAACCTGGCTGGAGAGCGGTGAGCAGATAGCGATCGATCCGGTGGGCGAGCTGGCGAATATTATCAATGCGGGCGGTCTGTTTGCCTATGCCCGTGCCAGTGGCCGAATGGGCAGTGAGCAGGCTATTGCTGACAGTTGA
- a CDS encoding LysR family transcriptional regulator, which produces MSVSEDRLKGITGFVATVECGNFTAAAERLHLTSSAVSKSVARLEARLGSRLFERTTRSLTLTDAGQAYYDTCTRVLSELAEAESVLAAQRTIPVGRLRVAVPHTFGRLHVMPLLNHFCQQHPDMQLNLSFSDRFVDLFEEGVDVAVRIGGPGNYPPSLAVRYLGCERLIFCASPDYLAQHGTPQSLEELEQHRAIVYDRIDGSTSPWHVTSPDGRVTTRTVPHRMALGDGEAQRAAVMAGLGVAQMATWLMEEQLTRGELVPFLPELTVPGLPLYVVWPRRKQLTPKVDALLGALDALRIE; this is translated from the coding sequence ATGTCCGTATCTGAAGATCGTCTTAAAGGGATTACCGGCTTCGTTGCCACGGTGGAGTGCGGTAATTTTACCGCCGCCGCTGAACGGCTGCATCTGACCAGTTCTGCCGTCAGTAAAAGCGTGGCCCGGCTGGAGGCGCGCCTGGGTTCGCGGCTGTTTGAACGCACCACCCGCAGCCTGACGCTGACCGATGCCGGACAGGCCTACTACGATACCTGCACCCGCGTGTTGAGCGAACTGGCGGAGGCCGAGTCAGTGCTGGCCGCCCAGCGTACCATTCCCGTAGGTCGCCTGCGTGTGGCGGTGCCGCATACCTTTGGCCGCCTGCATGTGATGCCGCTGCTTAATCATTTCTGCCAGCAGCACCCGGATATGCAGCTAAACCTGTCGTTCTCTGACCGCTTTGTCGATCTGTTTGAGGAGGGTGTGGATGTGGCCGTACGCATTGGCGGGCCGGGCAATTATCCCCCCTCGCTGGCGGTGCGCTATCTCGGCTGTGAACGGCTGATTTTCTGCGCCTCTCCGGATTACCTGGCGCAGCACGGTACGCCGCAGTCGTTAGAGGAGCTGGAGCAGCACCGGGCGATTGTATACGACCGTATCGATGGCAGCACCAGCCCCTGGCATGTCACCTCGCCGGATGGCCGGGTTACCACACGCACCGTGCCCCATCGAATGGCGCTGGGTGATGGTGAAGCGCAACGTGCAGCGGTTATGGCAGGGCTGGGTGTGGCACAGATGGCGACATGGCTGATGGAAGAACAGCTGACGCGCGGTGAACTGGTGCCATTTTTGCCTGAGCTGACGGTGCCGGGGCTGCCGCTGTATGTGGTGTGGCCGCGCAGAAAGCAGCTGACGCCGAAAGTTGACGCACTGCTGGGTGCACTGGATGCGCTGAGAATTGAATAA
- a CDS encoding 3-isopropylmalate dehydratase large subunit, whose product MGQTISQKILARASGRETVTPGEIVWAKVDILMSHDPCTPGVASVFKKEFGVQAKVWDAERFIMIPDHFVYSADPQANQNIRVMREFATEQQIKYFYDVGTPQYKGVCHIGLAEGGHTRPGEVLLGTDSHTVTAGAFGCFAIGLGITDAAYALGTGEIPLKVPTTLRVNYHGVLPNHVQAKDLILALLAELTVDGATYEAIEFGGSVVDALSVEERMTMCNMVVECGAKNGIMVPNPATLDYLAQRTEIPFSVVTADSDAEYSRVVEFDVTAMQPLVAKPHSPDNVVSIDTLKNIAISQAYIGSCTGGKLADFVAAAQVIKGRKVIIPTFAVPATKEVFHRLITTQIDGQSVYQILTDAGVRLSSEAGCAACCGGPADTFGRVNQPLSVISTTNRNFVGRMGHKRATIYLASPYAVAAAAVTGEITNPADLGV is encoded by the coding sequence ATGGGCCAGACAATCAGTCAGAAAATACTTGCTCGTGCCAGCGGGCGGGAAACGGTTACGCCTGGAGAAATAGTGTGGGCGAAGGTTGATATATTAATGTCGCACGATCCCTGTACGCCGGGCGTTGCCAGCGTATTTAAAAAAGAATTCGGTGTGCAGGCAAAGGTCTGGGATGCAGAGCGTTTTATTATGATTCCGGATCACTTCGTCTATTCCGCCGATCCGCAGGCGAATCAGAATATCCGCGTTATGCGCGAATTTGCCACAGAGCAGCAGATTAAATATTTCTACGATGTCGGTACCCCGCAGTATAAAGGCGTTTGCCATATTGGTCTGGCAGAGGGCGGGCATACCCGGCCCGGCGAGGTATTACTGGGCACCGATTCCCATACGGTTACCGCCGGGGCGTTTGGCTGTTTTGCTATCGGGTTGGGGATAACGGATGCGGCCTATGCGCTGGGCACGGGGGAGATCCCGCTGAAAGTGCCGACGACCCTGCGGGTTAACTATCACGGGGTGCTGCCAAATCATGTGCAGGCTAAAGATCTGATCCTCGCGCTGCTTGCAGAGCTGACGGTGGACGGGGCGACCTATGAAGCCATTGAGTTTGGCGGCAGCGTGGTGGATGCCCTGTCCGTCGAGGAGCGTATGACGATGTGCAATATGGTGGTGGAGTGCGGTGCCAAGAACGGCATTATGGTGCCTAACCCGGCGACCCTCGACTATCTGGCGCAGCGCACCGAAATTCCCTTCAGCGTAGTCACCGCCGATAGCGATGCTGAATACAGTCGCGTGGTTGAGTTCGATGTCACGGCAATGCAGCCGCTGGTGGCAAAACCGCACTCACCGGATAACGTGGTATCGATTGATACGCTGAAAAATATTGCCATTTCCCAGGCCTATATTGGTTCCTGTACCGGCGGCAAGCTGGCGGATTTTGTGGCCGCCGCGCAGGTCATTAAAGGGCGTAAGGTGATCATTCCCACTTTTGCAGTTCCGGCCACCAAAGAGGTGTTTCATCGCCTGATTACCACGCAGATTGACGGGCAGTCGGTGTATCAGATCCTCACTGACGCGGGCGTCCGGCTTTCTTCAGAAGCGGGCTGTGCGGCCTGCTGCGGTGGCCCGGCTGATACTTTTGGCCGCGTTAATCAACCGCTGTCAGTGATCTCCACCACCAACCGTAACTTTGTCGGGCGTATGGGGCATAAGCGCGCCACTATCTATCTGGCATCTCCTTATGCGGTAGCTGCGGCGGCGGTCACCGGCGAAATAACCAATCCGGCAGACCTTGGGGTGTAA
- a CDS encoding DUF2817 domain-containing protein produces MTVTSLPDFRQQHSRFLMAVGALGGAVTRYPHPLRGPEGEILSTDVAVIGRADAPQVMLIISGTHGVEGYYGSDSQIAWLEGLDGSQLPPDVALVLVHLINPWGTAWLRRVNEDNADLNRNFIDFANDIPPDTGYSALHGIYTCRDLDGDERAAADAQMALKCAEMGWNGVKRIVEAGQYQYADGIFYGGSEASWSQQILRQIITHHLQMARRIISFDLHTGAGAYGHPMLLAIAQRPYPALNEAKRLFGEWLTVIITGENGESDTGVTATATGYLSQFMLDQLPETELLQLVVECGTYDGRDMHRRVRDDHWLHLYGDVNSEQGRAVKRQLFEGFYPADPDWRALVALRTRQIFQRGWEALQQ; encoded by the coding sequence ATGACGGTTACCAGCTTGCCAGATTTTCGCCAGCAGCACTCCCGTTTCCTGATGGCGGTGGGGGCGCTGGGGGGCGCTGTCACCCGCTATCCGCATCCGCTACGCGGGCCTGAGGGCGAGATCCTCTCCACCGATGTTGCGGTGATTGGCCGTGCCGATGCCCCGCAGGTGATGCTGATAATATCCGGTACTCACGGCGTGGAAGGTTACTATGGTTCTGACAGTCAGATCGCCTGGCTGGAAGGGCTGGACGGCAGCCAGCTACCGCCAGATGTGGCATTGGTACTGGTGCATTTGATCAACCCGTGGGGCACCGCCTGGCTGCGGCGAGTCAATGAAGATAACGCCGACCTCAACCGTAATTTTATCGACTTCGCGAATGATATTCCGCCTGATACGGGTTATTCCGCGCTACACGGCATCTATACCTGTCGCGACCTGGACGGGGATGAGCGTGCGGCAGCCGACGCACAGATGGCGTTGAAGTGCGCCGAAATGGGCTGGAATGGTGTGAAGCGCATCGTGGAAGCCGGGCAGTATCAGTATGCCGATGGTATTTTCTATGGAGGTAGCGAGGCCAGCTGGTCACAGCAGATCCTGCGGCAGATTATTACTCATCATCTGCAAATGGCGCGCCGAATTATCAGTTTCGACCTGCATACCGGTGCCGGAGCCTACGGTCACCCGATGCTGCTGGCGATCGCGCAGCGACCATACCCGGCGCTCAATGAGGCAAAACGTCTGTTTGGTGAGTGGTTGACGGTGATTATTACCGGAGAAAACGGGGAGAGCGATACCGGCGTAACGGCGACGGCGACCGGCTATCTGTCACAGTTTATGCTGGATCAGCTACCGGAAACCGAGCTGTTACAGCTGGTGGTGGAGTGCGGAACCTACGATGGACGAGATATGCACCGCCGCGTACGCGATGACCACTGGCTGCATCTCTACGGTGATGTGAACAGCGAGCAGGGCCGCGCAGTAAAACGGCAGTTATTTGAAGGGTTCTACCCGGCGGATCCGGACTGGCGGGCGCTGGTGGCACTGCGCACCCGCCAGATTTTTCAGCGCGGCTGGGAAGCTCTACAGCAGTAG
- a CDS encoding ABC transporter substrate-binding protein has product MKKLTLTTLALLAGFSASALAADELRFGVDPTFPPFESKAADGSLQGFDIDMGNAICQQMKVKCVWVQTGYDGIIPALHARKFDAILSAMAMTAKRREQVAFTDMLYNTPSALLTRKDSKLLPELASLKGKTVGVAQGTTQEGFAKSVWGSQGVQVVSYPNQSEIYPDLASGRLDATFTSAAAAESGFLKTPQGAEYHIAGKPLYDPKYFGEGVGIGLRKDDGARIAKINAAMAELHKNGTYDRLAKQYFSFDVYHRPE; this is encoded by the coding sequence ATGAAAAAATTGACACTGACCACGCTGGCTCTGCTGGCGGGGTTTAGCGCTTCGGCCCTGGCGGCAGATGAGCTGCGTTTTGGCGTGGATCCAACCTTCCCCCCATTTGAATCCAAAGCCGCTGACGGATCGTTGCAGGGATTTGATATTGATATGGGGAACGCCATCTGCCAGCAGATGAAAGTGAAATGTGTCTGGGTGCAGACCGGCTATGACGGCATTATCCCGGCACTGCATGCACGTAAATTTGATGCCATTCTCTCGGCAATGGCGATGACCGCTAAACGTCGCGAGCAGGTGGCATTTACCGATATGCTCTACAACACCCCGAGCGCGCTGCTGACGCGTAAAGACAGCAAGCTGCTGCCGGAGCTGGCGTCGCTGAAAGGCAAAACCGTTGGCGTGGCGCAGGGCACAACGCAGGAAGGTTTTGCTAAAAGCGTCTGGGGCAGTCAGGGCGTTCAGGTAGTGAGCTATCCCAATCAGTCGGAAATCTATCCCGATCTGGCGTCAGGCCGTCTTGATGCCACCTTTACCAGCGCAGCGGCGGCCGAGTCCGGTTTCCTGAAAACGCCACAGGGCGCGGAATATCATATTGCCGGTAAACCGCTGTATGACCCGAAATACTTTGGTGAAGGCGTCGGTATCGGCCTGCGCAAAGATGACGGTGCGCGTATCGCCAAAATTAACGCCGCGATGGCGGAACTGCATAAAAACGGTACCTACGATCGCCTGGCGAAGCAGTACTTCAGCTTCGATGTTTATCACCGCCCGGAGTAA
- a CDS encoding HalD/BesD family halogenase encodes MNPLAALLNLSAHPITDADYTARCQQQLAAGGALVLRGFLTPNALDAIKQEGEDNQHLAFYASSQHNVYLQKPDDAFAADHPRNRQVVSSKGCITDEEIPASSPLRTLYDSEAFKTFLCGVLEEQQLFPYADRLSSINLHYAHTGQELGWHFDNSSFAITLLIQKPQAGGVFEYVSHLRNAEAGEMNFSGVEAVLNGKHPVEQLAIEPGDLVLFRGRNALHRVTPTEGETTRMLVVLAYNARPDIALSESARMTFYGRL; translated from the coding sequence ATGAATCCACTTGCTGCCCTGCTTAACCTGAGCGCTCACCCGATCACCGATGCCGACTACACCGCCCGTTGCCAGCAGCAGCTGGCTGCCGGAGGTGCGCTGGTGCTGCGAGGTTTTTTGACCCCCAACGCGCTGGATGCCATCAAGCAGGAAGGGGAAGATAATCAGCATCTGGCTTTTTATGCCAGCAGCCAGCATAACGTCTATTTGCAGAAACCTGATGACGCTTTTGCCGCCGATCATCCGCGCAATCGCCAGGTGGTCTCCTCGAAGGGCTGCATCACCGACGAAGAGATCCCGGCCAGCTCGCCCCTGCGTACCCTGTATGACTCTGAAGCGTTCAAAACCTTCCTCTGCGGCGTGCTGGAAGAGCAGCAGCTGTTTCCCTACGCTGATCGCCTCTCCTCAATCAATCTGCACTACGCGCATACCGGGCAGGAGCTGGGCTGGCACTTTGATAACTCCTCCTTTGCCATCACTCTGCTGATCCAGAAACCGCAGGCGGGTGGCGTGTTTGAATACGTCAGCCATCTGCGCAATGCGGAAGCCGGCGAGATGAACTTTAGCGGGGTTGAAGCCGTGCTGAACGGCAAGCATCCGGTGGAGCAGCTGGCGATTGAGCCGGGTGATCTGGTGCTGTTCAGGGGGCGTAATGCTCTGCACCGCGTGACGCCAACGGAAGGGGAGACGACGCGTATGCTGGTGGTGCTGGCATACAATGCCCGGCCGGATATTGCGCTGTCAGAAAGCGCCCGCATGACCTTCTACGGGCGTCTGTAA
- a CDS encoding L-threonylcarbamoyladenylate synthase, protein MNDKVVNWNGGLQPEAVKTLSANGGMIVCPTKVGYIIMTSDAKGLERKFDAKQRNRNKPGVVLCGSLEQLKELAQMNPEIEELYQQHWDKDILLGCILPWKEEAVARIPEDGSKELMMDRRQTSCFVIKFGVPGEILAKELWENHGKFSFASSANPSGKGNRGLVEGIGDRIEQHADLIIAANDYVKSIQPNESEKTRYEQGVMVAMVDENGKLIPEQKGERSITPCPVLIRKGLDVDKIMSIMSDIFTTWDYRHGNYY, encoded by the coding sequence ATGAACGATAAAGTTGTTAACTGGAATGGTGGCTTACAGCCGGAAGCCGTGAAGACCCTGTCTGCTAACGGCGGCATGATCGTCTGCCCGACCAAAGTGGGCTATATCATCATGACTTCGGATGCCAAAGGTCTGGAGCGCAAGTTTGACGCCAAGCAACGTAACCGTAATAAGCCGGGCGTGGTGCTGTGTGGTTCTCTGGAGCAGCTGAAAGAGCTGGCGCAGATGAACCCGGAAATCGAAGAGCTGTATCAGCAGCACTGGGACAAAGACATTTTGTTAGGCTGCATCCTGCCGTGGAAAGAAGAAGCAGTAGCGCGTATCCCTGAAGACGGCTCTAAAGAGCTGATGATGGATCGCCGTCAGACCAGCTGCTTCGTTATCAAGTTCGGCGTACCAGGGGAAATTCTGGCGAAAGAGCTGTGGGAAAACCACGGTAAATTCTCCTTCGCCAGCTCTGCTAACCCGTCAGGCAAAGGCAACCGTGGCCTGGTAGAAGGCATTGGTGACCGCATCGAGCAGCACGCCGACCTGATTATCGCCGCCAATGACTACGTGAAATCAATCCAGCCAAATGAGTCAGAAAAGACCCGTTATGAGCAGGGTGTGATGGTCGCAATGGTCGACGAAAACGGCAAACTGATCCCAGAGCAGAAAGGCGAACGCAGTATCACGCCATGCCCGGTACTGATCCGTAAAGGCCTGGATGTGGATAAGATTATGTCGATCATGTCAGATATCTTTACTACCTGGGATTATCGTCACGGCAACTACTACTAA
- a CDS encoding LysE family translocator, with protein MTLQLWLAYTGVIAALIAIPGPSALISMTHGLRYGRKQALATVTGGVLAAMMLMTASALGLGAILAASTTAFTVLKVVGAAYLIWLGIAAWRDNSEPTAVNATEMEEAPGAFRLFRKGFMVGISNPKDLLFFAALFPNFIDASQPHAMQFATLAITWAVLDLSIMFSYACAGRRLSGVFSNARRLRILNRSTGSLFVFAGGALAISAK; from the coding sequence ATGACGCTTCAACTCTGGCTGGCTTATACCGGTGTGATTGCCGCACTGATCGCCATTCCCGGCCCGTCGGCCCTGATCAGTATGACCCACGGCCTGCGCTACGGGCGTAAACAGGCACTGGCAACAGTAACTGGCGGCGTGCTGGCCGCAATGATGCTGATGACCGCTTCAGCACTCGGCCTGGGCGCAATTCTTGCCGCTTCTACCACCGCATTTACCGTGCTGAAAGTGGTGGGTGCCGCGTATCTGATCTGGCTGGGAATTGCAGCCTGGCGAGATAACAGCGAACCAACAGCGGTGAATGCCACCGAGATGGAAGAAGCTCCGGGCGCATTCCGCCTGTTCCGCAAAGGCTTTATGGTAGGCATCAGCAACCCGAAAGATCTGCTGTTCTTCGCCGCGCTGTTCCCGAACTTTATCGATGCCAGCCAGCCACACGCCATGCAGTTTGCCACGCTGGCTATCACCTGGGCGGTGCTGGATCTCAGTATTATGTTCAGCTATGCCTGTGCCGGACGCCGCCTGTCGGGCGTGTTCTCCAACGCACGACGTCTGCGTATCCTCAACCGTTCTACCGGCAGCCTGTTTGTCTTTGCTGGCGGTGCGCTGGCCATTTCAGCGAAATAA
- a CDS encoding LysR family transcriptional regulator, whose product MSDFENLHGMIIFAKVVETLSYTEAAKALGLAKSSVSKEISALEVRLGARLLQRTTRRIQVTEVGMTYYHYCYRILHEVKSADLFIRQFHEEPTGSLRVVAPVTFGCQCIVPALNHFVASNIHVSVDLDLTDRPVNLEDDGFDIAIAITRELPEHRQYRPLMDIAWGLYAAPDYLKNIGTIASPDDLPRHDFILFRGPAHTISLPFRKEKQKKDIEVRSRFRANNSIALLNSAMAQTGIAYLPNYITQEAVARGDLVQILPEWEMDIYKSYVLVKSDNFISPRVRLFIEDLQKALK is encoded by the coding sequence ATGAGCGATTTTGAAAACCTGCACGGAATGATTATTTTTGCCAAGGTGGTGGAGACATTAAGCTATACCGAAGCGGCGAAAGCGCTGGGGCTGGCAAAATCGTCGGTGAGTAAAGAGATTTCAGCGCTGGAAGTTCGCCTCGGGGCCAGGCTGCTGCAACGCACCACCCGGCGTATTCAGGTAACCGAAGTCGGTATGACCTATTACCACTATTGTTACCGGATCCTGCATGAAGTAAAAAGCGCCGATCTGTTTATCCGCCAGTTCCACGAAGAGCCAACCGGCAGTCTGCGCGTGGTGGCTCCGGTAACGTTTGGCTGCCAGTGTATTGTCCCGGCGCTCAATCATTTTGTCGCGAGTAATATTCACGTCAGCGTGGATCTCGACCTGACCGATCGCCCGGTTAATCTGGAAGATGATGGCTTTGATATCGCCATTGCTATCACCCGCGAGCTGCCGGAACATCGCCAGTATCGCCCGTTGATGGATATCGCCTGGGGGCTGTATGCCGCCCCTGACTATCTGAAAAACATCGGTACAATAGCCAGCCCGGACGATCTTCCTCGCCATGATTTCATTCTTTTTCGCGGCCCGGCCCACACCATTTCATTGCCGTTTCGTAAAGAGAAGCAGAAAAAAGATATTGAAGTCCGCAGCCGGTTTCGCGCCAATAACAGTATCGCGCTGCTCAACTCGGCAATGGCACAAACCGGAATTGCCTATCTGCCAAACTATATTACCCAGGAAGCGGTAGCACGCGGCGACCTGGTGCAGATATTACCTGAATGGGAGATGGATATTTATAAATCATATGTACTGGTGAAGAGTGATAACTTTATTTCACCACGCGTAAGATTGTTTATCGAGGATTTGCAGAAGGCGTTAAAATAA